The genomic window GCAGAGCGCGATGCCGAGACCGGCCCCGACGCAGGCGCCCTCGACGGCCACGACGAGCGGCACGGGCAGCGCGTTGAGCTCCTTCACCAGCGGGTTGTAGTCGTTGGGGATGTTCGCGAAGGCCTTCGCCGGCTCGCCGTCGAGCAGCCGGGCGTGCTCCTGGAGGTCCTGCCCGACGCAGAAGTGCTTGCCGCGCGCGGTGAGCAGGGCCGCCCGGACACCGCGTGCGGTGTCCGTCGTCAGGCGCCGCGCGGCCAGCAGCAGCGCGCCGCGCAGGTGCGCGTCGAGTGCGTTGCCGCTCGACGGACCGCACAGTTCGAGGACCGCGACGCCGTCGGTGACCTCGTACGTCACTCCGTGCGAGCGGTCCGCCGCCGGGGTCGTGCCGTCGTCGTTCACCATCGGTAGAACCCCTGACCGGTCTTGCGGCCCAGCTCACCGCGGGCGACCTTCTCCCGTAGCAGCCGCGGCGGCGCGAAGCGTTCGCCGAGCGTCGTGCGCAGGTGCTCCGCGATGGCGAGCCGCACGTCGAGTCCCACCACGTCGGTCAGCCGCAGCGGGCCCATCGGGTGCCGGTAGCCGAGGCGCATGGCCTTGTCGATGGCCTCCGGGTCGGCGACCCCTTCCTCGACCATGCGGATCGCCTCCAGGCCGAGGGCGAGGCCGAGGCGGCTGCTGGCGAACCCGGGGGAGTCCTTGACGACGACGTCCTCCTTGCCGAGGGCGTGCGTCCAGCGGACCGCCGCGTCGAGGGCCGTCGCGTCGGTTTCGGGGGCCAGGACCAGTTCCACGAGGGCGGAGACGGGCACGGGGTTGAAGAAGTGCATCCCGAGGAAACGCCCAGGACGCCGCAGAGCCGCCGCGAGTTCGGTGACGGACAGGGAGCTGGTGTTGCTGGCCAGCACGCATCCGTCCCGCACGACGTCCTCGGCGGCGGCGAGCACCTCCGCCTTGAGGCCGGCGTTCTCTGGGACCGCCTCGACGACGAGATCCGCGTCGTGGGGCAGTTCGGCGACCGACGACACGGCGATCACCCGTTCCGGCACGTCCAGGTCGGACGGTCCGGCGAGCGTCCCGCGTTCGGCCGCCTGCCGAAGTCCCGCGGCGATCCGCTCCAGGGCGGCGGCCGCCGTCGCGCCGTCGCGCTCCACGACGACCACGCGCGACCCGACGGCCGCGAACGACTGGGCGATACCGGCGCCCATACGTCCACCGCCGATCACCCCCACCACGGAAGGCGCTGCTGCTGCCGAACTCATGCCCGGCCCCCCTTCTTCTCCAGGAACCGCGTCATGCGCTCCTGCTTGTCCGGGCTCTCGAAGAGCACCGCCTGAGCCAGGTCGTCGGCCACGGGATGGGCCCCGGCCGCATCGGTGACGAGCTTGGTGAGCCGCAGGGCGAGCGCCGAGGAACGGGACATCCGGTCGAGCACCGCGTGCGCCTCGTCGAAGAGCCGGTCCGTCGGTACGACGTCCATGACCAGGCCGCAGGCGAGGGCGGCCCCGGCGTCGAGGCTCCGCCCGGCGAGCAGGACCTGCTTGGCCACCGACTCGCCCACCAGCTCGCGCAGCCGCCAGCACGCCCCGGCGGCGGCGAGGATGCCCAGCCCCGGTTCGGGGTTGCCGAAGACCGCGTCCGGCCCCGCGATCCTCAGGTCGCAGGCGTACGCCAACTCGGCCCCGCCGCCCAGCGCCCAGCCCGGCACGACGGCGATCGTGGGCAGGGGCAGCCTCCGCACCCGCTCGAACAGACGGCTGTTGATCCCCTCCAGCGCCTCGTCCCGGCCGCGCCGCCGCAGTTCCCCGATGTCGGCGCCGCCGGCGAAGACCCCGCCGTGCCCGGTGAGCAGCAGCAGCTTCGGGGTGCGCTCCAACTCCTCGCAGACGCGGTGCAGTTCGGAGATCATCAGGCCGTCGATGGCGTTGCGGGCGGCGGGTCGGCGCAGGGTGACCACCACCCGGTCGGCGCGCTCCTCGACCGACAGCGTCTCGTACGGGCGGTCCGCGGCTGTGTCGTTCATACGCGCTCCACGAGCATGGCCACGCCCTGTCCGACCCCGACGCAGAGGGTCGCCAGGCCCCGTCGGCCGCCCTCGCGTTCCAGCCGGCCCAGAAGGGTGAGCAGGACGCGGGTGCCGGAGCAGCCCAGGGGGTGGCCGAGGGCGATGGCGCCGCCGTCGGCGTTGACGCGGTCCGGGTCGAGCTTCAGGCGGCGGATGACCGCCAGGGCCTGGACGGCGAAGGCCTCGTTGAGTTCGATCGCGGCGAGGTCGTCGACCGTCCAGCCGGCCCGGTCCAGGGCCTTGGTGGTGGCCGGCACCGGGCCGAGCCCCATCAGGTGGGGTTCGACCCCGGCCGAGGTGGCGGTGACGACACGGGCCCGGGGAGTCAGCCCGTACCGTTCCACCGCCGCCCCGCTCGCCACCACCAGGGCGGCGGCCCCGTCGGACAGCGGCGAGGAGTTGCCCGCGGTGACGACGCCGCCCGGGCGGAACGCGGTGCGCAGGCCGCTCAGCCTCTCCAGCGTGGTGGTCGGGCGCGGCCCCTCGTCCTCGGTCACCTCACCGTCCGCCACCGGCACCGGGACGATCTCCGCCGCGAACCGGCCCGCCGACCGCGCGGCCACCGCCCGACGGTGGCTGCGCAACGCGAAGGAGTCGGCCTCCAGACGGGTGATGCCGTCCAGGGCGGCGACCTCCTCCGCGGTCTCCCCCATCGACAGTGTGGTCGTGGCGGGGAAGCGCGGGTTGGTGAAGCGCCAGCCGAGCGAGGTGTCGTGGACGTCGCCCGGCCGCGCCCAGGGGGTGCCCGGCTTGGCCATCACCCAGGGCGCACGGGTCATCGACTCGACTCCGCCGGCCACGACCAGTTCGGCCTCACCCGCCCGCACCGCCTGCGTGGCGGAGGCGACCGCGGTGAGCCCGGAGGCGCACAGCCGGTTGACGGTGTATCCGGGCACGGTGTGCGGAAGTCCGGCCAGCAGGACGGCCATCCGGGCGACGTCACGGTTGTCCTCGCCGGCCTGGTTCGCGGCGCCGAGGATCACCTCGTCCACGGAGTCGGCCGGGATCCCGGCGCGTCGCACGGCCTCGCCGACGACGAGGGCGGCCAGGTCGTCGGGGCGTACGGACGCCAGGGCACCGCCGTAGCGGCCCTGTGGAGTGCGGGCCCCGTCGATCAGATAGACCTCATCGGACATCGGAGTGCTCCTTGTGCTCCTCGGCGGGAGCGTGGCGGCGGGACTGGAGGACGGCGAAGCGACCGGTGACGAACGCCGGGTCGGTCAGGGTCGCGTTGGCGGCCGGGTTGGCCGAGGTGCCGTGGAAGTCGCTGAAGGCGGCGGACTGGTTGGGGAACACGTCGGCGGTCAGGTTCTCCGACAGGTGCACGCCGGCCTCCAGGGCCGTCGCCCGCGCCGCCGCCAGGGCGTCCTCGCCGGTCGTGTACACGCAGGCGGTGAGCGCACCGTGGCGTCGTACGGTGTCGTGCAGGACGCGCAGCGAGTGCGCGGTGTCGTCGGTGGCGATGACGAAGGAGACCGGTCCGAACCACTCGCTCGTGTAGGTCTTCTCGTCGGCCTCGGCGTCGAGCCGGGCCACCAGCGGGGTGCGGACGACGGCGTCGGGATGGTCGGGGTGGGTCACGGTGCGGGAGGGATGGGCGGTACGGCCCAGGGCTGCCGCCTCCTCCAGCCGCGCGAGCACTCCGCCGTTCACGATCGCGCCGAGGGTGGCGGTGGCGCGGGCCGGGTCGGCGAGCAGGTCGTCCAGCGCGGAGCCCAGGTCGGCGGCGAACTCGTCGGCCGTACGCGGCCCTTGATCGGTGGCGAACCCGTCACGGGGCACGAGGATGTTCTGCGGGGTGGTGCACATCTGGCCGCTGTAGAGCGACAGCGAGAACGCGAGGTTGCGCAGCAGTCCGGCGTAGTCGTCCGTGGAGTCCACCACGACGGTGTTCAGACCCGCCTTCTCCGTGTGGACGACGGCCTGGCGTGCGTTGTCCTCCAGCCAGTCGCCGAACTCGCTGGAACCGGTGAAGTCCACGATCCGCACATCGGGGTGGGTGGCCAGGGCGGGAGCGGTGCGCTCCTCGGGGCGCGAGGCGGCCAGCAGCACCACGTCCGGGTCGAAACCGGCCTCCGCCAGCACCTCGCGGGCGATCCGCACGGTGATCGCCAGCGGCAGCACGGCCCGCCGGTGCGGCTTGACGACCACCGGGTTGCCGGTGACCAGGCTCGCGAAGAAGCCCGGATAGCCGTTCCAGGTGGGGAAGGTGTTGCAGGCGATGAGCACGGACACGCCCCGGCCGACCGGGGTGTAGGTCTTGTCCATGATCAGCGGGCCGCCTCGGCGCCGGGGCTTGCTCCAGCGCGCGGTGGCGGGGTGGCGCCGCTGTGCCTCCCAGGCGTACGCCACCGCCTCCAGCCCACGGTCCTGGGCGTGCGGCCCGCCCGCCTGGAAGGCCATCACGAAGGGCTGGCCGGTGGTGTGCTGCACGGCGTGCGCGATCTCGAAGCTCGCCGCGTTCAGCCGGGCCAGGATCTCGGCCGCCACGCCCGCCCGGACGTCGGGGGACGCGGAACGCCACGCCGGCGCTGCGGACTTGGCCGTCGCCACGGCGGCCCCGGGAGCCAGGTGCGGGTAGCTGATGCCGAGGGGGAAGCCGTACGGCGACACCTCCGAGGCGGGGACGGTACCGGTGGTGGGGTGCCCGTCGAGAGGGAAGGGGCGGTCGAGGAGGTCACGGAAGGCAGCCTCGCCCGCGGCGGGCGCTTCGGCTCCGTACGCGGAGGTGCTGGGGGCCTCCGGGTAGGGCGTCCAGTAGCCGCGGTCGGCCGTGCGGGCCGCAGCCTGGTCGAGGAGATCCGCGTGGCGGGCGAAGAAGTCGGGATGCTGGTGGGGGGACGACTGGTCGGGGGACTGGTCGGGGGACATGAAAACTCCAGGCCGAACGTTCGGTAGGTGGGTGGGTGCGGTGCGCCCAGGTACGGGGCACGGCAGGAAGGCGGGTCGGGTCAGACGTCGGCGAGCAGGATCGCCGGGCGTTCCACGCAGTCGGCCACGAAGCGCAGGAAGCCGCCGGCCACTCCGCCGTCGCAGACGCGGTGGTCGAAGCTGAGCGACAGTTGCGTGACCTTGCGGACGGTGAGCGCGCCGTCCACCACCCAGGGTTTGTCGACGATGCGGCCCACGCCGAGGAGCG from Streptomyces sp. DSM 40750 includes these protein-coding regions:
- a CDS encoding 3-hydroxyacyl-CoA dehydrogenase family protein, with the protein product MSSAAAAPSVVGVIGGGRMGAGIAQSFAAVGSRVVVVERDGATAAAALERIAAGLRQAAERGTLAGPSDLDVPERVIAVSSVAELPHDADLVVEAVPENAGLKAEVLAAAEDVVRDGCVLASNTSSLSVTELAAALRRPGRFLGMHFFNPVPVSALVELVLAPETDATALDAAVRWTHALGKEDVVVKDSPGFASSRLGLALGLEAIRMVEEGVADPEAIDKAMRLGYRHPMGPLRLTDVVGLDVRLAIAEHLRTTLGERFAPPRLLREKVARGELGRKTGQGFYRW
- a CDS encoding enoyl-CoA hydratase/isomerase family protein — encoded protein: MNDTAADRPYETLSVEERADRVVVTLRRPAARNAIDGLMISELHRVCEELERTPKLLLLTGHGGVFAGGADIGELRRRGRDEALEGINSRLFERVRRLPLPTIAVVPGWALGGGAELAYACDLRIAGPDAVFGNPEPGLGILAAAGACWRLRELVGESVAKQVLLAGRSLDAGAALACGLVMDVVPTDRLFDEAHAVLDRMSRSSALALRLTKLVTDAAGAHPVADDLAQAVLFESPDKQERMTRFLEKKGGRA
- a CDS encoding thiolase family protein, whose amino-acid sequence is MSDEVYLIDGARTPQGRYGGALASVRPDDLAALVVGEAVRRAGIPADSVDEVILGAANQAGEDNRDVARMAVLLAGLPHTVPGYTVNRLCASGLTAVASATQAVRAGEAELVVAGGVESMTRAPWVMAKPGTPWARPGDVHDTSLGWRFTNPRFPATTTLSMGETAEEVAALDGITRLEADSFALRSHRRAVAARSAGRFAAEIVPVPVADGEVTEDEGPRPTTTLERLSGLRTAFRPGGVVTAGNSSPLSDGAAALVVASGAAVERYGLTPRARVVTATSAGVEPHLMGLGPVPATTKALDRAGWTVDDLAAIELNEAFAVQALAVIRRLKLDPDRVNADGGAIALGHPLGCSGTRVLLTLLGRLEREGGRRGLATLCVGVGQGVAMLVERV
- the paaN gene encoding phenylacetic acid degradation protein PaaN: MSPDQSPDQSSPHQHPDFFARHADLLDQAAARTADRGYWTPYPEAPSTSAYGAEAPAAGEAAFRDLLDRPFPLDGHPTTGTVPASEVSPYGFPLGISYPHLAPGAAVATAKSAAPAWRSASPDVRAGVAAEILARLNAASFEIAHAVQHTTGQPFVMAFQAGGPHAQDRGLEAVAYAWEAQRRHPATARWSKPRRRGGPLIMDKTYTPVGRGVSVLIACNTFPTWNGYPGFFASLVTGNPVVVKPHRRAVLPLAITVRIAREVLAEAGFDPDVVLLAASRPEERTAPALATHPDVRIVDFTGSSEFGDWLEDNARQAVVHTEKAGLNTVVVDSTDDYAGLLRNLAFSLSLYSGQMCTTPQNILVPRDGFATDQGPRTADEFAADLGSALDDLLADPARATATLGAIVNGGVLARLEEAAALGRTAHPSRTVTHPDHPDAVVRTPLVARLDAEADEKTYTSEWFGPVSFVIATDDTAHSLRVLHDTVRRHGALTACVYTTGEDALAAARATALEAGVHLSENLTADVFPNQSAAFSDFHGTSANPAANATLTDPAFVTGRFAVLQSRRHAPAEEHKEHSDVR